One part of the Glycine soja cultivar W05 chromosome 11, ASM419377v2, whole genome shotgun sequence genome encodes these proteins:
- the LOC114374910 gene encoding fasciclin-like arabinogalactan protein 11: MIKHSLLVLPISLTLVISLLHSTTLAAIAPATAPAQAPPTTPAASAPTPPQPSGGTTDIVQVLQQANSFNIFLRLMKTTQLINQLNSQLLTIKSGGLTILAPDDGAFSELKPGFLNSLSDGKKLELVQFHVLPDFVSASNFDTLTNPVRTLAGNKPGKVELNVISYGGSVNISTGAVNATMNGVIYTDKHLAVYRVGKVLLPSEFVATTKKPLAPAPALKPAPVTSANDVAEAPKPEKEKPSPKPEQSSESSTQVVPTVTSGGVRIGVSGMWVSLVLGLAFVGVFAA, encoded by the coding sequence ATGATAAAACACTCTCTTTTAGTCTTACCCATCTCATTAACACTTGTAATTTCTCTCTTGCATTCAACCACTTTAGCAGCGATAGCTCCGGCCACCGCACCGGCACAAGCTCCCCCCACTACTCCAGCGGCCTCCGCCCCAACACCACCCCAGCCCTCCGGCGGCACCACCGACATAGTGCAAGTCCTTCAACAAGCGAACTCGTTCAACATCTTCCTCCGCCTCATGAAAACCACCCAACTAATAAACCAACTGAACTCCCAGCTCCTAACCATAAAGTCCGGCGGGCTCACCATCCTTGCCCCCGACGACGGCGCCTTCTCGGAGCTGAAGCCGGGGTTCCTCAACTCCCTCTCCGACGGCAAGAAGCTCGAGCTCGTGCAGTTCCACGTGCTCCCTGACTTCGTCTCCGCCTCCAACTTCGACACCCTCACCAACCCCGTTCGCACTCTCGCGGGTAACAAGCCCGGTAAGGTCGAACTCAACGTTATTAGTTACGGGGGTAGTGTGAACATTTCAACCGGTGCGGTTAATGCCACAATGAATGGGGTTATATACACGGATAAGCATCTTGCGGTTTATAGGGTGGGTAAGGTGCTTCTTCCTTCTGAGTTTGTTGCTACTACCAAGAAGCCACTCGCTCCCGCACCCGCTCTAAAGCCGGCGCCGGTGACCTCCGCGAATGATGTGGCGGAGGCGCCTAAACCTGAAAAGGAGAAGCCGTCGCCTAAACCGGAACAATCCTCGGAGTCCTCGACGCAGGTTGTTCCTACTGTGACCTCTGGTGGTGTAAGAATTGGTGTAAGTGGAATGTGGGTGTCTCTTGTTCTTGGTCTTGCCTTTGTGGGAGTGTTCGCAGCATAA
- the LOC114373931 gene encoding fasciclin-like arabinogalactan protein 12 — translation MVMMMKKHLLFSLSLLLMVLFTSAQTTPAPSPSSAPTDIIRILKKAGGFTTLIRLLTTTQVSTQINAQLLNSNNGLTVFAPNDNAFQSLKPGFLNSLNDQQKNELIQFHVLPTFVSISNFDTLSNPVRTQAGDDPDRLALNITSSGNQVNLTTGVVNTTVGGSVYSDHQLAIYQVDKVLLPRDFFVPKPPPPAPSPAKAKASSAKKSTEGPSAADNDSAAISLKHMNRMWVMTLAVATIAAVFSL, via the coding sequence atggtgatgatgatgaagaaacACCTTCTCTTCTCACTTTCACTTCTCCTAATGGTTCTCTTCACTTCAGCTCAAACCACCCCAGCACCATCACCTTCCTCAGCCCCAACAGACATCATCAGAATCCTCAAAAAAGCCGGAGGATTCACCACCCTTATCCGTCTCCTCACCACAACACAAGTCTCAACCCAAATCAACGCCCAGCTTTTGAACTCAAACAACGGATTAACAGTGTTTGCACCAAACGACAATGCCTTCCAAAGCCTCAAACCCGGCTTCCTCAACTCCCTCAACGATCAACAGAAGAATGAACTTATCCAATTCCACGTGCTACCAACATTTGTTTCAATCTCAAACTTCGACACTCTTAGCAACCCGGTTAGAACGCAAGCCGGTGATGACCCTGATAGGTTGGCATTGAACATAACAAGCTCAGGGAACCAAGTGAACTTGACAACAGGTGTTGTTAACACCACAGTTGGTGGAAGTGTTTACTCCGATCACCAGCTCGCGATTTATCAAGTGGACAAGGTTCTTCTTCCGAGGGATTTCTTCGTTCCTAAGCCTCCTCCACCAGCACCTTCACCTGCTAAGGCTAAGGCTTCTTCTGCAAAGAAATCTACGGAGGGTCCTTCTGCTGCGGATAATGACTCTGCTGCTATCAGCTTGAAACACATGAATAGAATGTGGGTGATGACCCTTGCAGTGGCTACTATTGCAGCAGTGTTTTCGTTGTGA